The Pyrus communis chromosome 5, drPyrComm1.1, whole genome shotgun sequence region tctcggccaccccattttgttgaggtgttccaACACAGCTTGTTTGGTGTAATATACCATGCGTGCTCAAGTAGTGTGACATGTTATGAGACATATATTCTGTGCCGTTATCTGAtcgtaaaatatgaatttttgaagcaaattgggtggccacaagtctatgaaaatcttgaaaaacttccatcacttcacttttaaatttcaaaagatacaaccaagtaatccttgtgaaatcatccacaaaagttacaaaatatttgtatccatcaaaagactctatagttggtccccaaacatcggaatgCACGATATCAAAAGGGTTACTAGCCCTAGACAAAGAGGAAGTAAATGGTAATCTAGTAAACTtagaaaaatgacaaacatcacaaggaCTTGTAACTTTGCACATATTTGGGAACAAGGTGGATAGAACTTTTTCAAAAGGATGTGCTTGacgttggtgccaaagttgttgttcttgagctaagcttgaagtgacttgaaaaaccttgggaacttgaatatgcttggaaagatagtagagaccatttaagaaaaatccttcaccaatcgtcttcttggtgactACATCCTAAAAGATcacatttttgggagagaaaatggctagacaatttaatgagtttgtgatcttgctaacagataaaagttgaaaagggaatgagggaacataaagagcctcagactcgacatcacttgagatcaaatgtatttttccttttcccacaaccatagcatttttcccattggcAACTGACACTTGAGATGGAAtagaaaatttttcaaatttatgcaagtttgtagacttgttagtcatatgatcagtggctccagaatctataatccaataatcatgcacaTTACCAATGTTGAGAGCAGTTGAGAAGGAGTGTAAGATACCTGGGATGTCCCTTTGTACCACGCCTTCATTTCCAGCCAGGAAGCCAGCAAACTGTCCTAGTAGTGCAGTTTGATTGTTGTCACACTGATTTAGTGGTCCTTCACTATCTCCAAGACCTTGTTTCTTGTGAAGAAACATAGCAAACTCGTTGATCAGTGCAGCTGGATTAGTGGTGAACTTCAGTGCTCCATCAGAAGAAGTTGTGGCAACATGATTTGCCTTGTAAGAAGGGTTGTACGAGCCTTTCGAGACACCTTTGTTATCCCTAGGAAACTTTGGTTTTAACTCTGGATGAAGAATCCAGCATCGGTCTCTTGAGTGCCCACCAGCATCACAATGGCTACATTTTAAGccagttttctttcctttgtagcctctctcctcaccaagtttttggttagagaagtaagccctagcttctggtatatttgccttcatgtccaaggtcatgactttccttcgaacctcttctctttgaattgTGGCACACACACTTGAAAAAGAAGGCAGGTCGGGATTCATGAGGATATGGCTTCGAAGATCTTCGAATTCAGGGCTCAGGCTTGCTAGGAGTTGgaatattttgtcttcctcgGCTCTTTTAGTTAGCACAGCAGCGTCGATGGTGTGTGGTCGATACACATTCAGCTCGTTCCACATAGTGGTCAGCTTTCCAAGATGTTGCACAAATGGCTTCCCTTCCTGTTGCAAACCAGCAATGTCCTTCTTTAACTGAAACACTCTAGCCGCATTGTTCTGATTTCCATACatttccttgagatttttccaaagagtcatggaggattcagcatagctaaaaatttctgcaatcttacGATCCATGGAATTGAGTAGCCACGACATGACCAACTGGTCTTTGCATAGCCAAGCATCATACTCCGGTGAGGTAGTCTCAGGCATTGGAATAGCACCATTAACATAACCAAGCTTTGATCGTCCTCCCAGAGCAAGAGAAACTGCTCTCTCccatggaagatagttaaactcatttaGCAAGACAGAACTAAGACGTTGATTTGGGTTGATATCAATATCTGAgtgtggtgatggtggagtAGCATGAAAGCCGTCTCCTTCCAAATTTACTAAGCTTTCTTCAGCCATGATTGAAGGACAAGaagctcacaaatctctcaagaGAACACCACAGAGACAGGCCGGTTAGGgtcactgctctgataccatattgaattttgTGAATGGTATATTCATCATAAGACTATCAGGTACAAGAGATAGCAATATATATGTGCTAGAGGGAAGAAAACAAGACTACCTATCCCTCCTTGATTTACGTCTAAAGCtaacaaaaaagaacaaataagacacatcccttgaattaagggaatTGACAAGACAAATAAGACAAATTGAGGAAATTGACAACAAGAGACacatcccttgaattaagggaatTGACAACACTATCTATCACCCTAAAATCCTTTGTACGGTGAACATGcaacctaacctaaccctagttgCCATTCTTTCTTCCAATAATCTTGAAAACAAATGTAGTTGTCAATCGTATCATTTTGCTATGTCAATTATCGTCATTTGACCTTTAAAGCATCAACATGAACAATGCAATAACATCCTGAACGAAATGTAAGCATTTAAATATTAGACTCCAGATTGACTAAAGTTCATAAACTGCTGATACTCAGACTTGTTAAGCCCACCTTACAGCTGGCACTCAACCTGGTCAAGATTTTCACAAAACACACTCACTGTGATGACTATGTTCCGTCATAAAAAGAAATTGTGTGTTCAAGAAATACCAAGCTTATGTAGCAGTAGcaccaaaacaaagaaaataaaaatattgatcCAAGATCAGAGAAAATTTAAACGTAAATCGAAACAATATCTGATGTATGTTTAAAGGACACTGGAAATAATTGGTCAGGATTCTGATGGGAGTTTAATTACATATTCAATCTGAAAGATAGTAGATAATAGTTATGTAAAACAGCAATGCCAACTATAGCAAAATCACTTTAAATGGTCCAAGAATAACTTTTAGCACAAACGGGAGACTAccataaaacaattaaattacCAATAACTAAGAATCTTCAAAACTTAATTTGTTAGAATTGTTGAGTTTTATGATCTTATCTACTTCAGTATTCTCAATGGCATGCACACCTCGATACTCCTTTCATGTGTAAGGCTACAGattgaaattttaaaacaaaaagttAATTGATCAGAATTCGTTGTATTTAGTCTAGGGAGACAAAACGGTTTATCTAGCAGTGCATTGATAAAACTGACTAGCAAAGAACAAATGCAAAAACATTCTTACAATCAAAAGTAGCACCTGCCAATTGGCATTTGAGAATAGGTTTGGCGTCCAAATCAGGGGACACATTAAAAGCTCTGTAATCTTTGATATGTGGAAATTTTTCTTTcacctaaaaaaaatcattttatacaTGTGCGAGTTCGAAGAAGTTTCAAAACTTCTTCAGAAGTCACATTAAGAAAAAGCAGCAACAAGAGGCTCCATGAAACTGCTTCTACAGATAACATAACATCTTACATTTTCCGGAAGCCCGTGTTTACCTTCTTCAAGCTTTACTTATATATCCTCACCTGCTAGCACAGAAGTCTCATTGCACAATTTTATGATTTAATCATGAACTCCATTACTCGAACTTGAAGTAAGAATTAGTAAAGTCCTTACCTATAATTCCATCACTCGAACAAGATAAAGCAGCGGCTTTACTAGCAAATAAGCAGCAGGAACCATTTCAAACATCCACATTCCAGGCAATAATCGATTCACTAACCCAGACCGCCCTTGAATACTACAAACCACCCCGCAGTTGATCACCCCTCTGCACAGGCATTACAAGATCATAACTTGGCACTAACATGGAAATTGTTCCAAATTGCCCTCTCTCCCGTAGTTTGGATTAaattagaatatcgctcgaaTAAAATAAATTCTACAAAATTCAATACACAATGCAAATTATCACAACAGTAACAAAGTTTAATCCTTTAATCAAAACCCACAACAACTCCTTAATCTTACTTCTACACAagtttctcatatttttatttgtcaCCCCTAATTTTTTTTGCCAGCAAATTCTAATGCAACTTTTGGTCCCGAAATTTACTGAAAAACAATGTAGAAATTCTCGACAGGTTTTTGGAGCAAGAGAGAGAATAAGAAACCTGGGAGGTCGAAGCGGACTGCTCCTCGGCCGACATTGATACGGAGGAGGACGGCTTGCATTGCATTGCCAATTCGGGTTTCTGAAAACCTCGGCGGAGTGGAGTGGAAGGGGGTTTGGTTCGGAGGCGAAACGGCGCCGTAGAGAGGATGAAGGACACGTGGTGAGGCGTTGAGGAGGGAAGTGGCGCATGGTCTTTGGAGCAGTTGGTGGTGGCGGGTAAAAAAGAATTGGAGACGAATATAATAAAGGCATTGGCTTTTTGTTTTAAGAGAATTTCAGAGAAAGAGGGTGTGATTGTGAGGCTCTGAAATTTGCTGTTTTTCTTCACATTCTtccatttttcttgtaaattgttttctactgttttattttaaattaccgTTGACATGTTATTTTAAGGAATAAATTGTGGTTTGACCTCCTGAACTGTCATTCTAGTTGAAATTGActttttaaactaatttttttggtaaattaactcCCTAAACTATTTAAAGTCAACCAATTAACCCGTTATCGTTAGATTGTGGAATCAATTCCGTCAAATTCAAAGGCAAATTAGTTATTTCATCATTAATTGTTACTTGTCAACTATAACCaccaataaaaatttgaaacatagacacaaaagaattcaaaaatatatagcataactagaaaacataaaaaaccaaACGTTTACGTAACGGACCATtacatattattttgttatcACATGTTATAATTACATTGTTGATTATAGTTGACAAGTAAgaattaatgaaggaaaaactaattttcctttgaatttgatgaaatagTGGATGAAATCTACCGACAAATGGTCAATTGAGATTTAAATTACCTTTTCATTTTTGCTCTAGCCTAGCAACAAACTAATGATTTTATCATgcaaggtaaaaaaaaatataaaaaaatttatcatgCCATTTACAAcgctaataataattttcaagTAATTTAATATTCATTTCATTAGGGTCCGTAACAATTTTAGCTCGCATattgatataaaaaaataaaaaagcattgctttttttttttttttttttttgttggaaaactAAAATCATTGCTTTTGAAAGAAAAgattaaactttaaaaataGTTTTCACGCATCTCAGTGCTCTCTATATATCTACTAACGATATTATCCTACTATTTTTCGAACGTTAATACTTGTGCTTAAGTG contains the following coding sequences:
- the LOC137734386 gene encoding uncharacterized protein, which produces MAEESLVNLEGDGFHATPPSPHSDIDINPNQRLSSVLLNEFNYLPWERAVSLALGGRSKLGYVNGAIPMPETTSPEYDAWLCKDQLVMSWLLNSMDRKIAEIFSYAESSMTLWKNLKEMYGNQNNAARVFQLKKDIAGLQQEGKPFVQHLGKLTTMWNELNVYRPHTIDAAVLTKRAEEDKIFQLLASLSPEFEDLRSHILMNPDLPSFSSVCATIQREEVRRKVMTLDMKANIPEARAYFSNQKLGEERGYKGKKTGLKCSHCDAGGHSRDRCWILHPELKPKFPRDNKGVSKGSYNPSYKANHVATTSSDGALKFTTNPAALINEFAMFLHKKQGLGDSEGPLNQCDNNQTALLGQFAGFLAGNEGVILEPLII